A segment of the Solanum lycopersicum chromosome 9, SLM_r2.1 genome:
atgttaagactttttagacttgttgaaggacgttttcctaaataaaagattaaaaatgaaaatagtcaaaggggtaagggcgaaagatgggggtctcgtattaatggtgtgacgggcattggtacgagtactgGTGTCATAAAACGGAAAGttactactatagaatgtggattgtaaaTTTGAGAAGTTGCCATAGCATATGGGCATGGGATGATATATTATCGACTTGAAAtttttgtgtgattgtgttttattattttttttacatccATATAGTTGTGATAATGGAGGTGGTTGTGTATTATGTCGATATTGATTgagtgagatgcatcatcatccccttattttgaaataatattctaTACAtacattgacatgagattgagtataagatgggcacgtggagatcgtccgtgctggggatggtaagatgttaagattgtaatttgggcacgtagAGACCGTCCCTGCGGAAATTGTTCGATATTATGAtggtgcgttgagatcgtccgcacagacacgtggagatcgtccgtgtcggtatatggacctcgcgagtcccccatgggtcatgaactctcgatgtatttccgaggagtatcatgtatatacggttgagtgagtattGGGCATTCTGAGATatatcattacatggtatcatattgcattgcattttatcccatcattcattcttgatgattatatgttttgtttggtgtttggaaaatacttaaatgttgatttcctttttgatgaaacttaaatagtaagtgtaatatatatatatatatatatatatatatatatatatatatatatatatatatatatatatacttgtataatctaagaatttattttcttatataactcctgtcactacttcttcgttgtcggtcaatgagacatactgggtacacgtggtttcgtactcatactacacttgttgcactctttgtggtacagattcgattccgagtaggagcacatctcgtggagcaaattgagtccgagcttgaagttcttggagttgtggtgagctgcttggctgttccgtggcccacacctccctctatatCTTTTATTCATTCTGTTATTAGTGTTCAGACAGGATATTTCTTTATGTTAGgtttgtcatttagtttcagacttgcatcgaatATTAGaatgtggtgagctgcttggctgttccgtggcccacacctccctctatatCTTTTATTCATTCTGTTATTAGTGTTCAGACAGGATATTTCTTTATGTTAGgtttgtcatttagtttcagacttgcatcgaatATTAGAAGCTCTTatacttaagacaccaattcttggggtgatatgttttagctttcgcatttcgtacttataaggaactcaatgttggaTATTTTTGCTAAGTGTTagtctttttactcatttgttggtttagttgggttaatatgttgggttggcttacctattggttgggaacataggcgCCATCACGACCTGcaaaaatttgggtcgtgacaaattggtatcagagccttaggttcatcggtctcacgagtacaagagcaatgtctagtagagtcttaaagatcggtatgaagacgtccatacctatcttcgagaggctataggacatatAGGAAATATTCTGTTCTTTCATTCACtatcgtgcacacttgaccttgtagaaattctaatcttgatTATCTCATTCTCTCATATGGCGAGGAATCATACATCGGCTAGTGGTGGCCAGGACTCTATTCCTTCTTCTGGGAACACTatccgaggtagaggtaggGGACGAGCTCGAGGTCGGGGTAGGGGCCGCATTGCAGCACATGTGGATGGTTAAGTACCAATAGCTACCCAGGGTCGTGATAGGACCGTACCTCCTGATGCAGAGCTTATTCATGGAgatgtgcaagatcgtgtcgagggggatgggccaGCTTTGGATCCACCCAGTACTATTGCCCCCCAagtgcttcaagataccttggctcgtatgttaggaatcctagaggGGATGGCCCAGGCAGGATCCTTGcctgtcacttctgatggctcacagacacgtgttggaggtcaaactccagatccgatagttgctccagattctcagactcccaggactcagccagctgccgctgtagctcctcgtttggatagtatggagtttccagatatgacatcacatttggtgaacagACCTTCTATGATTATTGATGaacaaaagatgtttgggaggttcagactaatgaatcctcctacttatactggtgacttagctgaggatgcatatgagtttatagttagttgtcatgagaggttgcataatcttggattagtggagtctcatggagttgactacacaacgtttcagatgactggctctgctaagcagtggtggagggattatattagtagtaggccagctggatcccatccactatcctggacttagtttactcaggtatttctatccaaatttgttccacgcagTGAGAGAGCGCGCAAGAGGGccgagtttgagggtttgcagcaaaatggtatgtcaGTTGCAAAGTATAAGGGTAAATTTAATGCCTTGGCTAGGCACgcttcgatgatacttcccacagaggctgagagagtgagAAGGTTTGTTAAGGGGATGATTATTCCAATTCGTCTAGGAGTTTCTCAGGTTGCTGCTTCTGGTGTTCCATTCcagaaagtggtagatgctgctaaggagttggagatgattcggcttgagggatttgagcagcgagagggcaagaggactcgttattcaggtgattatggtggtgctccgcCTAGGAGTCGGGGTTACTTGGGCAGAGGCCATCACCCTCAGTccagcagacccattcatgctgctATGCCATCGTCTGAGGCTAGTTACGCTGGGCATAACTCTTCGAGCTCGGTGCATACTTCgcagggttcatcttctagaactgtagttcgtggagggcattctggtcatccaggttcctctcatcagcctgcgtctcgtaggggttgttttgagtgtggtgatatgggacactttgtgagagactgccctaggacCAGACGTGGTGGATTACCTCAGGGTTCTCAGGCTTCGACTTCCAGGGCTgcacaacctccagctaggggtggtgcacagaatggtagaggtggttctcattcaggtagaggtggttatccTTCTGGTCGAGGTTGTGGTCGTGGAGGTTCATAATCTGATGGAGGTCGTTCTCACTGCTATGCTTTTCCAGGTAGGCCAGAGGCTGAGGCTTCAGATGTTGTTATAACAGGTATTATTCCGGTTTGTCATCGATCAACTACTGTATTATTCGATCcaggctctacttattcttatgtgtccacatatttttctcctagtctagatatattatgtgagtctcttgatttgccgatacgtgtctctactcctgtcgGGGATTCTGTGGTTTTAGATCAGGTGTATAGATTATGTACTGTTACCTTGATGGGGTATGACACTCATGCAGATTTAAAGGTCTTagatatgatagattttgatgtgattctcggtatggattggttatcttcttaccacgcaattttaaattgtcatgccaagaccatTACTTTAGCTATAcctggaattcctatagtagaatggagaggttcACTTAGTCACccttctaagggtgtgatatcattccttaaggctcgtcagttggtacagagaggatgtttggcttacttgacccacattcgagatactagtattgagactcctatgcttgagtctattccagtagtgagtgaattttcagaagTATTTCCGACCAATTTGCcaggtcttccaccagatcgtgatattgatttttttattgatgtggagccaggcactcggcctatttccattcctccttatcgtatggcaccagctgaattgaaagagttgaaggagcagttgcaggatttgttgagcaaaggttttattagaccgagtGTATCTCCTtagggtgctccagtgttatttgtgaagaaaaaggatggatctatgcgtatgtgtattgactatcggcatttgaacaaggtaaccatcagaaataagtatccaatacctcgtattgatgatttatttgatcagttacagggtgcttcacttttctccaaaattgacttgagatcttgctatcatcagctgaaggttagggcagaggatatccctaagacggcttttcgaacacgttatggtcattacgagtttttggtgatgtctttcggattgactaatgccccagaagcttttatggacttgatgaatggagtattcagaccgtatttagattcctttattattgtcttcatagatgatatattgatatactcacgcactaaggaggaacacaagcatcatttgaggattgttcttgggattctaaaggataagaagctttatgcaaagttttgaaagtgtgagttttgtcttagttcggtagcattcttgggacatgtagtgtccaaggagggtatcatggtggatcctaagaagattgaggtggttagagattgggtcagacctgcttcagttactgagattcggagtttcttgggccttgcaggttattatcgacggtttgttgagggtttatcatccattgcatctccattaactagattgacatagaaggaggtgacttttcagtggtc
Coding sequences within it:
- the LOC138338351 gene encoding uncharacterized protein is translated as MARNHTSASGGQDSIPSSGNTIRELIHGDVQDRVEGDGPALDPPSTIAPQVLQDTLARMLGILEGMAQAGSLPVTSDGSQTRVGGQTPDPIVFLSKFVPRSERARKRAEFEGLQQNGMSVAKYKGKFNALARHASMILPTEAERVRRFVKGMIIPIRLGVSQVAASGVPFQKVVDAAKELEMIRLEGFEQREGKRTRYSGDYGGAPPRSRGYLGRGHHPQSSRPIHAAMPSSEASYAGHNSSSSVHTSQGSSSRTVVRGGHSGHPGSSHQPASRRGCFECGDMGHFVRDCPRTRRGGLPQGSQASTSRAAQPPARGGAQNGRGGSHSGRGGYPSGRGCGRGGRPEAEASDVVITGIIPVCHRSTTVLFDPGSTYSYVSTYFSPSLDILCESLDLPIRVSTPVGDSVVLDQVYRLCTVTLMGYDTHADLKVLDMIDFDVILGMDWLSSYHAILNCHAKTITLAIPGIPIVEWRGSLSHPSKGVISFLKARQLVQRGCLAYLTHIRDTSIETPMLESIPVVSEFSEVFPTNLPGLPPDRDIDFFIDVEPAELKELKEQLQDLLSKGFIRPSKGKVIAYASRQLKVHEKNYPIHDLEVAAVVFALKIWRHYLYGVYCEVFTDHRSLQYIFNQRDHNLRQRRWLELLKDYDMTILYHPGKANVVADALSRKAVSMGSLAMLQADERPLARDVQSLANSFVRLDISESGKVLAYMEARSSLLEQIQAQQLDDGDLCKIRDKVLKGEAKAAILDIQSTYNSEKLAKIYIQEIVRLHGVPISIISDRGTQFTSHFWRSMQKELGTRVDLSTAFHPQTDGQSEQTIQVLEDMLRACVIDFGGQWDQFVPLAEFAYNNSYHSSIEMTPFEALYGRRCRSPIGWFDAFEVSPMKGVMRFGKKGKLSPRYIGPFEIVERIGDVAYQLALPTGLSGVHPVFHISMLKKYHQGGDHIRFRVGAHLVEQIESELVVLGVVVPSRPAKIWVVTNKLIHLTRNQILVIEIADNEMNDKLNMRDLVPDSVLSSRYKWGTVVNVVISGGR